Proteins from a single region of Bartonella sp. M0283:
- a CDS encoding heavy-metal-associated domain-containing protein, whose protein sequence is MSDQNTSLFKVEDMTCGHCVKTITNAIKEKYPSADVNIELDKHLVKVKGVADKASLADIMKEEGYTPQAL, encoded by the coding sequence ATGTCTGATCAAAACACAAGCTTGTTCAAAGTAGAAGATATGACATGCGGGCATTGTGTAAAAACAATTACCAACGCAATCAAAGAAAAATATCCGTCTGCCGATGTCAATATCGAACTCGACAAACATCTCGTCAAAGTCAAAGGTGTGGCCGACAAGGCAAGTTTGGCTGACATTATGAAAGAAGAGGGCTACACACCTCAAGCCCTGTGA
- the rsfS gene encoding ribosome silencing factor, producing the protein MNNLKKTIVTQKNNKIGKDAEVQEKIHADNAGLIVENNLQRVLSSLDDSKAEDVVTIDLRGRSPLADYMVIASGGSQRHVSALADHLLYAMKDCNKGQTRVEGLSECDWVLIDLGDIVVHLFRPETREFYNLEKMWNTSDAGDRIHLRVGEN; encoded by the coding sequence GTGAATAATCTGAAAAAAACTATTGTGACACAAAAGAACAATAAAATTGGCAAAGACGCTGAGGTTCAGGAGAAAATTCATGCCGACAATGCCGGTTTGATTGTTGAAAATAATTTGCAGCGTGTTCTTTCGAGCCTTGATGATTCAAAGGCAGAGGATGTTGTTACTATTGATCTTCGTGGTCGTTCCCCGTTGGCCGATTATATGGTGATTGCTTCGGGAGGTTCGCAGCGTCATGTTTCGGCATTGGCTGACCATCTTCTCTATGCCATGAAAGATTGTAATAAAGGTCAAACCAGAGTGGAAGGCTTGAGCGAGTGCGATTGGGTGCTGATTGATCTTGGTGATATTGTTGTGCACCTTTTCCGGCCGGAAACACGGGAATTCTATAATCTCGAAAAGATGTGGAACACGTCCGACGCGGGTGACCGGATTCATTTGCGAGTCGGAGAAAATTGA
- the rlmH gene encoding 23S rRNA (pseudouridine(1915)-N(3))-methyltransferase RlmH, protein MQISVFAVGRMKKGPEQELVSRYFDRFSKLAPSLGLNFLNVHEIVESRSQNANQRMEEEGENLLGTLQEGSRLIVLDERGKSMTSVQFAHKLQDWRDAGCKHLTIALGGPDGHCEKVRKRADLLLSFGAMTWPHQIARILLSEQVYRAATILSGHPYHRV, encoded by the coding sequence GTGCAGATTTCTGTATTTGCCGTCGGCCGCATGAAAAAAGGGCCCGAGCAGGAACTTGTCAGCCGTTATTTTGATCGTTTTTCAAAATTGGCTCCCTCATTGGGGTTAAATTTTCTCAATGTCCATGAAATTGTAGAAAGCCGGTCACAAAACGCCAATCAAAGGATGGAAGAAGAAGGAGAGAACCTTCTTGGCACTTTGCAAGAGGGGAGCCGTCTTATCGTTCTTGACGAACGCGGGAAGTCAATGACATCGGTTCAGTTTGCCCATAAATTGCAAGATTGGCGTGATGCTGGCTGCAAACATCTGACGATAGCCTTGGGTGGTCCCGACGGGCATTGTGAAAAAGTACGAAAGCGCGCCGATTTATTATTATCATTCGGGGCAATGACATGGCCTCATCAGATCGCGCGCATTTTGCTTAGCGAACAGGTCTATCGCGCCGCAACTATTTTAAGTGGACACCCCTATCATCGCGTGTAA
- a CDS encoding RNA pyrophosphohydrolase, giving the protein MKNEKDRQKIARDLPYRKCVGIALFNKDGKVWAGRRITKRLSELEGASKIWQMPQGGIEKDEAPIDAAKRELYEETGVHSIELIDETDDWINYDLPEQLIGVALKGKYRGQTQKWFAFRFLGDESEIAINPPPENNSAEFDQWKWVDLESLPMMVVPFKQAVYEKVVARFRHIVC; this is encoded by the coding sequence ATGAAAAACGAGAAAGACAGACAAAAAATTGCAAGAGATTTACCTTATCGGAAATGCGTGGGCATTGCTTTGTTTAACAAAGACGGGAAAGTCTGGGCCGGAAGACGTATTACGAAAAGGCTGAGCGAGCTTGAAGGGGCTTCGAAAATCTGGCAAATGCCGCAAGGAGGCATTGAAAAGGATGAAGCTCCAATCGATGCAGCAAAACGTGAACTTTATGAGGAAACCGGCGTCCATTCCATCGAATTGATTGATGAGACAGATGATTGGATCAACTATGATTTGCCTGAACAATTGATCGGAGTTGCATTGAAAGGCAAATATCGCGGGCAGACACAAAAATGGTTTGCTTTCCGTTTTTTGGGAGATGAATCGGAAATTGCTATCAATCCGCCGCCGGAAAATAATAGTGCCGAGTTTGATCAGTGGAAGTGGGTTGATCTGGAATCATTGCCGATGATGGTTGTACCGTTCAAACAAGCAGTTTATGAGAAGGTTGTTGCACGTTTTCGTCATATTGTTTGTTGA
- a CDS encoding glutamate-5-semialdehyde dehydrogenase yields MAGLHDNLLKMGRDARSASRTLALSPSKQKTQALEAIAKNIRDHQADILAANAKDIEKAKKNGMSAALVDRLLLDEKRISSIADAVHTIANLPDPVGEIMSEWKRPNGLEIQRVRTPLGVIGVIYESRPNVTADAGALCLKAGNAVILRGGSDSFLSSKAIHEAMVEGLKSAGLPEQSIQFVDTVDRDAVGELLTGLDGNIDVLVPRGGKSLVARVQKEARVPVFSHLEGLCHIYVDKSANLDMAKKIIINAKLRRTGICGAVETILVDQAIADKIVPVIIALQQAGCEIRASEDLVDKIPGAKLATEADWSTEYLDAIVSIKTVNGVEGAIDHINRYSSHHTESIIAEDKKAVDLFFRSLDSAILMHNASTQFADGGEFGFGGEIGIATGKMHARGPIGVEQLTTFQYHVNGNGQIRP; encoded by the coding sequence ATGGCTGGTTTGCACGACAATCTTTTGAAAATGGGAAGAGATGCCCGCTCGGCTTCCCGGACATTGGCGCTTAGCCCCTCAAAGCAGAAGACGCAAGCACTTGAAGCGATCGCCAAAAATATTCGCGACCATCAAGCTGATATATTGGCGGCCAATGCCAAAGATATAGAGAAAGCCAAAAAAAATGGCATGAGTGCTGCTCTTGTCGACCGGCTTTTACTTGATGAAAAACGTATTTCTTCGATAGCCGATGCCGTTCATACAATCGCCAATCTTCCTGACCCCGTCGGCGAAATTATGAGTGAATGGAAACGTCCGAACGGGTTAGAAATCCAGCGCGTTCGCACACCCCTTGGCGTTATAGGTGTCATTTACGAAAGTCGGCCCAATGTGACTGCCGATGCAGGCGCCTTATGTCTGAAAGCCGGCAATGCCGTTATTCTTCGTGGTGGCTCCGACAGTTTCTTGTCATCCAAAGCTATCCATGAAGCAATGGTCGAAGGCTTGAAGTCTGCCGGTTTGCCGGAACAATCTATACAGTTTGTCGACACAGTCGATCGCGACGCAGTAGGAGAATTGCTCACCGGTCTTGATGGAAATATCGACGTTCTTGTTCCAAGAGGGGGCAAAAGTTTAGTCGCGCGTGTACAAAAGGAAGCACGCGTTCCCGTGTTCTCCCACCTTGAAGGTTTGTGCCATATCTATGTTGATAAATCTGCCAATCTCGACATGGCAAAAAAGATAATTATCAACGCCAAATTGCGACGCACAGGGATATGCGGTGCGGTGGAAACTATTCTTGTTGACCAAGCAATTGCTGATAAGATCGTTCCGGTTATTATTGCACTTCAACAGGCTGGCTGTGAAATACGTGCGAGTGAAGATCTAGTCGATAAAATTCCGGGTGCCAAGCTTGCCACCGAAGCAGACTGGTCGACCGAATATCTTGATGCCATTGTATCGATAAAGACAGTCAATGGTGTTGAGGGCGCAATCGATCACATCAACCGTTATTCTTCCCACCATACCGAGTCGATTATTGCCGAAGATAAAAAGGCGGTTGACCTCTTTTTCAGAAGCCTCGATTCCGCTATTTTGATGCACAATGCGTCGACCCAATTTGCAGATGGCGGCGAATTCGGTTTCGGAGGTGAAATCGGCATTGCAACGGGCAAAATGCATGCTCGTGGTCCGATCGGTGTCGAACAATTGACGACATTTCAATATCATGTCAACGGTAACGGGCAGATACGTCCTTGA
- a CDS encoding invasion associated locus B family protein, which produces MRRLFFSFFAIVMFFFSSIAMAANEKTAKPAPATLPNGASSLTETFGLWTVNCAIQNGDKACALMRQEVNNQNQPVISMNASTNNNGDVTGVLVVPFGILVSKPIELQVDDTKTIVQTSIRTCMPVGCIVPIAFDKNGIAALRNGKQLKVKATSAGNGEQVLNNLFVQLNGFSAALDRLNNLKK; this is translated from the coding sequence ATGAGACGTCTATTTTTTTCGTTTTTTGCTATTGTTATGTTTTTCTTTTCTTCGATTGCAATGGCTGCAAATGAGAAAACTGCAAAACCAGCTCCCGCTACATTGCCGAACGGCGCATCATCCTTGACAGAAACTTTCGGATTGTGGACCGTCAATTGCGCCATACAAAACGGGGATAAAGCTTGTGCTTTGATGCGGCAGGAAGTTAACAATCAAAATCAACCTGTCATCAGCATGAATGCTTCGACAAATAATAATGGCGATGTAACCGGTGTGCTTGTCGTACCTTTCGGCATTCTGGTCTCTAAACCCATCGAATTACAGGTTGATGATACCAAGACTATTGTTCAAACAAGTATAAGAACATGCATGCCGGTTGGTTGCATTGTGCCGATAGCATTTGACAAAAATGGTATTGCAGCATTGCGTAATGGCAAGCAGCTTAAGGTAAAAGCGACTTCGGCCGGAAATGGTGAACAGGTTTTGAACAATCTGTTTGTTCAATTGAACGGTTTTTCCGCAGCTCTCGATCGTTTGAATAATTTGAAAAAATAA
- a CDS encoding nicotinate-nucleotide adenylyltransferase yields the protein MPHCESGNRIGLFGGSFNPPHEGHLLVAKIALRRLNLDELWWMVTPGNLLKDRSGLLPLHERIQLSAKLVDDPRIKITGFEKTIKSYTSITTLSYILSRHLNSRFVWVMGADSLATFHQWQEWKKIVSMIPIVIIDRPSASMSALSSAMAETFRKFRVKEYDVGALPYKKPPAWGYIHGRRSYASSTGLRQKNAK from the coding sequence ATGCCGCATTGCGAAAGCGGCAACCGGATAGGCCTTTTTGGCGGGTCGTTCAACCCGCCACATGAAGGACATCTCCTCGTTGCAAAAATTGCGCTTCGTCGATTGAACCTCGATGAATTATGGTGGATGGTGACCCCCGGAAACCTGCTGAAAGATCGAAGCGGGCTTTTGCCACTCCACGAAAGAATACAATTAAGTGCCAAACTTGTTGACGACCCGCGTATAAAAATTACCGGTTTTGAAAAGACAATCAAATCCTATACGTCAATCACAACGCTCTCCTACATACTTTCTCGTCATCTCAATAGCCGATTCGTCTGGGTGATGGGCGCCGATAGTCTTGCGACATTTCATCAATGGCAGGAATGGAAAAAGATCGTGTCCATGATCCCGATTGTTATTATTGATCGGCCATCGGCTTCAATGTCGGCACTTTCTTCTGCCATGGCGGAAACATTCCGGAAATTCCGTGTTAAAGAATATGATGTTGGCGCTTTGCCCTATAAAAAACCTCCTGCATGGGGATATATCCATGGCCGACGCTCTTATGCATCTTCTACGGGCTTGCGGCAGAAAAACGCGAAGTAG
- a CDS encoding heavy metal translocating P-type ATPase, producing MAEVEKETIPHGHDHQKNSANEAGYDDKHHEIISSSIEAAHCRTEAKPESENKKEHDHEHHAHAGHHHNEHHEHTHDHCSDDHCHDHSYEHHNHSHEHDDEDEEIIDDDPRLEAGNDSLWRVEGMDCAACARTITTALERMSGVENVHVSLTRERLSLKADKSRVSPEEIEKTVASLGYRLHKIDNDQPREQQEEKYWYQTQKGQAAILSGVLLALAYIASTFLPHLSFWFFTIAALAALLPVAKRAFAALKNGSPFTIEMLMTIAAIGAIFINATQEAAVVVFLFCVGEVLEGVATGHARAGIKSLSKLAPKTAWKEVNGKLEEVPAESLQIDDIVLARPGDRLPADGVVVEGTSGVDESPITGESIPVTKTINSKVFAGSINNESTLRIRVETKPSDNTIARIISLVEEAQDAKAPTERFIDAFSKIYMPIIVGIAILVAIIPPLFDGQWREWTYRGLALLLIGCPCALVISVPAAIASGLSTGTRHGLLVKGGNVVETLSKVDCITFDKTGTLTKGTPVVTDVVATEYSENEVLQLAVALERESSHPLAVAIITESGKRKIEAVSVKDVKAVAGKGIIAEWKGKPVFIGAPRFSGDYGVIGQTLQKSADKFESEGKTVVVVHHDGKAIGVIAMRDEPRDDALAALEELRRLNIEAVMLTGDNKQTGEAIARKLGLAVKAELMPGMKVEAIKELGKNHIVAMVGDGINDAPALAAANVGIAMGSGTDVALETADAAILRNRVSDIPTLISLARRTMLNIKENVGIALGLKMIFLLTTIFGITGLWLAVMADTGATVLVTLNALRLLLFKK from the coding sequence ATGGCTGAAGTCGAAAAAGAAACTATTCCACATGGTCATGATCATCAAAAAAATAGTGCCAATGAGGCCGGATATGATGACAAACATCATGAAATTATCTCTTCGTCAATAGAAGCCGCACACTGTAGAACCGAGGCAAAACCGGAGTCCGAAAATAAAAAAGAACATGATCACGAACATCACGCGCATGCCGGACATCATCATAACGAACATCATGAACACACGCATGATCATTGCTCTGATGACCATTGTCACGATCATTCATATGAACACCATAATCATTCCCATGAACACGATGATGAAGATGAAGAAATCATTGATGACGACCCGCGGTTAGAGGCAGGAAATGATTCTTTATGGCGCGTTGAAGGCATGGATTGCGCAGCCTGTGCAAGAACCATTACCACCGCTTTGGAGCGCATGTCGGGCGTGGAAAATGTCCATGTCTCGCTCACCAGAGAAAGACTGTCTTTAAAAGCGGATAAAAGCCGTGTGAGCCCGGAAGAGATAGAAAAGACAGTCGCATCGCTTGGTTATCGCTTGCATAAAATCGACAATGACCAGCCGCGTGAACAACAAGAAGAAAAATACTGGTATCAAACACAAAAAGGCCAAGCGGCGATCTTGTCCGGTGTTCTCCTTGCTCTTGCATATATTGCATCGACGTTTTTACCACATTTGTCATTCTGGTTTTTTACAATTGCTGCTCTCGCTGCACTTCTTCCGGTTGCAAAACGGGCGTTTGCAGCATTGAAAAATGGCAGCCCCTTTACGATTGAAATGCTGATGACCATTGCGGCAATCGGTGCCATTTTCATTAACGCAACTCAGGAAGCAGCCGTGGTTGTTTTTCTCTTTTGTGTTGGCGAAGTGCTTGAGGGAGTTGCTACAGGTCATGCACGTGCGGGCATCAAGTCATTAAGCAAGCTTGCTCCTAAAACCGCTTGGAAAGAAGTTAATGGCAAGCTTGAAGAAGTCCCTGCCGAAAGCCTTCAAATTGACGATATTGTTCTTGCAAGACCAGGTGATCGTTTGCCGGCAGACGGCGTTGTTGTCGAGGGAACCTCGGGTGTAGATGAATCGCCGATTACAGGTGAATCGATCCCGGTAACAAAGACAATCAACAGCAAGGTTTTCGCCGGCTCCATCAACAATGAATCAACATTGCGTATTCGTGTGGAAACAAAACCCTCCGATAATACCATTGCACGCATCATCTCGCTTGTCGAAGAAGCACAGGATGCGAAAGCCCCGACAGAACGGTTTATCGATGCTTTTTCTAAAATCTATATGCCGATTATCGTCGGTATAGCTATCCTCGTCGCCATCATCCCTCCACTCTTTGACGGGCAATGGAGAGAATGGACCTATCGCGGCTTGGCTCTATTATTGATCGGTTGCCCTTGTGCGCTTGTTATTTCGGTTCCGGCGGCCATCGCATCCGGACTTTCGACCGGCACCCGTCATGGTCTTCTTGTCAAGGGCGGGAACGTGGTCGAGACTTTATCGAAGGTCGATTGTATAACATTCGATAAAACCGGTACTTTGACCAAAGGCACACCTGTTGTCACGGATGTTGTTGCAACCGAATATTCGGAAAACGAGGTATTGCAACTTGCCGTTGCTCTGGAACGGGAATCGAGCCACCCGCTTGCTGTTGCCATTATCACCGAAAGCGGAAAACGGAAAATAGAAGCCGTTTCGGTGAAAGATGTCAAAGCCGTTGCCGGTAAAGGTATTATTGCCGAATGGAAAGGCAAGCCGGTTTTCATCGGAGCACCGAGATTTTCAGGCGATTACGGTGTTATCGGCCAAACATTGCAAAAAAGTGCTGACAAATTCGAAAGCGAAGGAAAAACCGTCGTCGTTGTTCATCATGATGGTAAGGCAATCGGCGTTATTGCAATGCGCGACGAGCCAAGGGACGATGCGCTCGCGGCTTTGGAAGAACTCCGCCGGTTGAACATTGAAGCCGTTATGCTGACTGGTGACAACAAACAGACCGGAGAAGCCATTGCAAGAAAACTCGGGCTTGCAGTCAAAGCGGAATTGATGCCGGGCATGAAAGTGGAAGCCATCAAGGAACTTGGAAAAAATCATATTGTTGCTATGGTGGGCGATGGTATCAATGACGCACCGGCACTTGCCGCCGCAAATGTCGGCATTGCCATGGGCTCGGGAACCGATGTGGCATTGGAAACAGCCGATGCAGCCATATTGCGCAACCGCGTGAGCGATATACCGACACTGATTTCGCTTGCCCGTAGAACAATGCTGAATATCAAAGAAAATGTCGGCATAGCGCTCGGCCTCAAGATGATCTTCCTGCTGACAACGATCTTCGGCATTACTGGACTTTGGCTTGCTGTTATGGCCGATACCGGAGCGACTGTTCTCGTTACACTCAATGCATTGAGGCTTCTATTGTTCAAAAAATGA
- a CDS encoding S41 family peptidase, giving the protein MIRKLTVLAAGALLGASSMIMMQSFAANNDGDTYKQLAIFGDVFERVRAQYVTVPDDKKLIENAINGMLTSLDPHSSYMNAEEAKDMRVSTKGEFGGLGIEVTMENDLIKVVSPMEDTPASKAGVLAGDLISKIDGEQVRGQTLNDAVSKMRGEVGKPIKLTIIRNGVDKPLEITVIRDIIKVKAVKYRVEGDIGYLRLIQFTEQTYDDLQAAIKDIQSKIPADKLKGYVLDLRLNPGGLLDQAVSVSDAFLDKGEIVSTRGRDQAEVMRFDAKPGDISNGKPLIVLINGGSASASEIVAGALQDHRRATVLGTQSFGKGSVQTIIPLGDNGALRLTTALYYTPSGASIQGKGITPDIKVDQPLPDEYKGYDVNLGESELKGHIKGNQEDDKGSGSAAFVPKDQKDDIQLNEAYKLLRGEMANAAFPPNPQKGVPN; this is encoded by the coding sequence ATGATTCGTAAATTGACTGTTTTAGCTGCCGGTGCATTGCTGGGCGCAAGTTCGATGATTATGATGCAATCCTTTGCAGCTAATAATGATGGTGACACCTATAAACAGCTAGCCATTTTTGGTGATGTCTTCGAGCGTGTGCGGGCGCAATATGTGACAGTGCCTGATGACAAAAAGCTCATTGAAAATGCTATCAATGGTATGTTGACCTCGCTTGATCCGCATTCATCCTATATGAATGCTGAAGAAGCAAAAGATATGCGGGTTTCCACTAAAGGCGAGTTTGGCGGTTTGGGCATTGAAGTAACAATGGAAAATGACCTTATCAAGGTTGTTTCGCCAATGGAGGATACTCCCGCCTCCAAAGCCGGCGTTCTTGCTGGCGATCTTATATCCAAAATAGATGGCGAGCAGGTTCGCGGGCAAACTTTGAACGATGCTGTCAGCAAAATGCGTGGCGAAGTCGGCAAACCTATCAAACTGACAATTATCCGTAATGGCGTTGATAAACCGCTCGAAATTACTGTCATTCGCGATATTATCAAAGTCAAGGCCGTCAAATATCGGGTCGAAGGTGATATCGGTTATTTGCGTCTCATCCAATTTACCGAACAAACCTATGATGACCTTCAGGCAGCCATTAAAGACATCCAGTCGAAAATTCCGGCCGACAAGCTCAAAGGATATGTTCTTGATCTGCGTTTGAATCCGGGCGGATTGCTGGATCAGGCTGTCAGCGTATCGGATGCATTCCTTGATAAAGGCGAAATCGTTTCAACACGTGGGCGCGATCAGGCAGAAGTCATGCGCTTTGACGCAAAGCCGGGTGATATTTCTAATGGCAAGCCGTTGATTGTTCTCATTAACGGTGGCTCGGCCAGTGCTTCCGAAATTGTCGCTGGTGCTTTGCAGGATCACCGCCGTGCGACAGTTCTTGGTACACAGTCATTCGGAAAAGGTTCGGTACAAACAATTATTCCGCTTGGTGATAACGGTGCTTTACGTCTGACAACGGCGCTTTATTACACGCCTTCGGGCGCTTCAATCCAGGGCAAAGGGATAACACCGGATATCAAGGTAGATCAGCCATTGCCGGATGAATATAAGGGCTATGACGTCAATTTGGGCGAATCCGAATTGAAGGGTCATATCAAGGGTAATCAGGAAGATGATAAGGGGTCGGGTTCTGCGGCCTTTGTCCCGAAAGACCAGAAAGATGATATTCAACTGAATGAAGCCTATAAATTGCTTCGTGGTGAAATGGCCAATGCGGCTTTTCCGCCAAATCCGCAAAAAGGCGTACCGAATTGA
- a CDS encoding helix-turn-helix domain-containing protein produces MQKIYFSIGELSKHTGCNIETIRYYGKIGLLDEPERTEGNQRRYVEADYKRLLFILRARNLGFSIEAIRQLIALSKHPDDPCGEADTIAHKQLAETRMKIARLKILEKELERITKPCVGHKIHECKVIESLADTSSLQA; encoded by the coding sequence ATGCAGAAAATTTATTTTTCAATTGGCGAACTTTCAAAACATACCGGCTGCAATATCGAAACCATCCGTTATTATGGAAAAATTGGCTTACTTGACGAGCCGGAGCGTACAGAAGGCAATCAGCGCCGTTATGTCGAAGCTGATTACAAGCGCCTATTGTTTATTTTAAGAGCCAGAAATCTCGGCTTTTCGATTGAAGCCATCCGCCAGCTTATCGCGCTTTCAAAACATCCTGATGATCCATGCGGAGAAGCGGATACAATTGCCCACAAGCAACTTGCAGAAACACGTATGAAAATTGCACGATTGAAAATTTTGGAAAAAGAGCTGGAGAGGATTACAAAGCCGTGCGTCGGCCACAAAATACATGAATGCAAGGTTATTGAAAGCCTTGCGGATACAAGCTCTCTTCAAGCATGA
- a CDS encoding murein hydrolase activator EnvC yields MRVGKILSSLSRGGVVACLIVFWPYWSFADENANKEAANKALNDIRATMTLSRQKMAQLASQVDSLKKDQRTLTSEIVKAAKSERETSEKIAQSEEKLTRLYDEKSKVKQDLESRRGEFSEVLAALERMGLNPPPAILVEPDDALKSVRSAALLGTLIPEMREKTLSLSASLKDMTAVENSIKAQHDELKNQVQLQAEQQKRLSLLVEEKAKLQKTSENELATQRKNVLELSERAKSLEDLLTELERQSRQDKTDNSFKNEDTELTRNLDFEGKKGSLVLPAAGKIVQKFGANNGAVLGDTVETQPGAIITAPADGVVAYAGPFRSYGELVILDTGQNYHILLAGMNKVNVVQGQFLLSGEPLGTMGSQQIASAASLDIGKTTPMLYIEFRKLGKPVNPAPWWMAGKSGRNQNDS; encoded by the coding sequence ATGCGTGTTGGTAAAATTTTATCCTCTTTAAGTCGGGGAGGTGTCGTTGCATGCTTGATAGTGTTTTGGCCATATTGGTCTTTTGCAGATGAAAATGCGAATAAGGAAGCTGCCAATAAAGCATTGAATGACATTCGCGCAACCATGACGCTCTCACGCCAGAAAATGGCGCAATTGGCCAGTCAGGTTGATAGTCTTAAAAAAGATCAGCGAACCTTGACATCCGAAATTGTCAAAGCAGCAAAAAGCGAGCGTGAAACTTCCGAAAAAATAGCCCAGAGTGAAGAAAAATTAACAAGACTTTATGATGAGAAATCGAAAGTCAAACAGGATCTTGAAAGTCGCAGAGGAGAATTTTCTGAAGTTCTGGCGGCTCTTGAACGCATGGGCCTAAATCCTCCGCCAGCTATTCTGGTCGAACCGGATGATGCCCTGAAATCTGTGCGTAGTGCTGCACTTTTGGGAACGCTTATTCCGGAAATGCGCGAAAAAACACTGTCCTTATCGGCTAGTCTTAAGGATATGACAGCAGTTGAAAACTCTATCAAGGCACAACATGACGAGTTGAAAAATCAGGTTCAATTGCAGGCGGAACAACAAAAACGTTTAAGTTTGCTTGTTGAAGAAAAAGCAAAATTGCAAAAAACGTCGGAAAATGAATTGGCAACACAACGTAAAAATGTTCTCGAGCTTTCCGAAAGAGCCAAATCGCTTGAAGATCTGTTAACCGAACTCGAGCGCCAGTCACGTCAGGACAAAACGGACAATAGTTTCAAAAATGAAGATACCGAATTGACGCGCAATCTCGATTTTGAAGGCAAAAAAGGTAGTCTTGTTCTGCCTGCAGCCGGAAAAATTGTGCAGAAATTCGGAGCGAACAATGGAGCAGTTCTCGGGGATACTGTTGAAACGCAACCGGGTGCTATTATAACTGCACCCGCCGATGGTGTGGTTGCTTATGCCGGACCTTTTCGTTCCTATGGAGAATTGGTTATTCTTGATACGGGACAAAATTATCATATATTGCTTGCGGGCATGAACAAGGTTAATGTTGTGCAAGGACAATTTTTGCTTTCAGGTGAACCGCTTGGCACGATGGGTAGTCAACAAATTGCTAGCGCGGCTTCTTTGGATATAGGCAAAACTACTCCGATGCTTTACATTGAGTTCAGAAAATTAGGTAAACCTGTAAATCCGGCACCATGGTGGATGGCTGGTAAGTCGGGAAGGAACCAGAATGATTCGTAA